A region of Thermobifida halotolerans DNA encodes the following proteins:
- the manD gene encoding D-mannonate dehydratase ManD encodes MRIDRADVIVTSPGRNFVTLRITTADGVVGYGDGTLNGRELAVAAYLRDHVAPLLVGRDAHRIEDTWQYLYRGAYWRRGPVTMTAIAAVDTALWDIKAKVAGLPLYQLLGGASRENCLVYGHASGRDLPELYDSIRQHLESGFRAVRVQTAVPGLESVYGVASSAAASVGGDARYDYEPARRSARPAEESWDTRAYLRHVPGVFEAVRHEFGPELVLLHDAHHRLTPVQAARLGKALEPYDLFWLEDVTPAENQEALRLVRQHTTTPLAIGEVFNTVWDYQALIREQLIDYVRSPVTHAGGVTALRKILDYAAMYQVKSGMHGPTDVSPVGIAASVHLGLAVHNFGIQEYMLPAPQTLEVFNPTFEFADGGLRPGEEPGLGVHLDEALAAEFPYERAYLPTNRLVDGTVHDW; translated from the coding sequence GTGCGTATCGACCGTGCCGACGTCATCGTGACCAGTCCGGGACGCAACTTCGTGACCCTGCGGATCACGACCGCAGACGGTGTGGTCGGCTACGGCGACGGCACCCTCAACGGCAGGGAGCTCGCGGTCGCCGCCTACCTGCGCGACCACGTCGCTCCACTGCTGGTCGGGCGGGACGCCCACCGCATCGAGGACACCTGGCAGTACCTGTACCGGGGCGCCTACTGGCGGCGCGGACCGGTCACCATGACCGCGATCGCCGCGGTGGACACGGCGCTGTGGGACATCAAGGCCAAGGTCGCGGGGCTGCCGCTGTACCAGTTGCTGGGTGGGGCGAGTCGGGAGAACTGCCTGGTGTACGGGCACGCCAGCGGCCGGGACCTGCCCGAGTTGTACGACTCCATCCGGCAGCATCTGGAGTCGGGGTTCCGGGCGGTGCGGGTGCAGACGGCGGTTCCGGGGTTGGAGTCGGTGTACGGGGTGGCCTCCAGCGCGGCCGCCTCGGTGGGCGGAGACGCGCGCTACGACTACGAACCGGCGCGCCGGTCCGCGCGGCCCGCGGAGGAGAGCTGGGACACCCGCGCCTACCTGCGGCACGTGCCGGGGGTGTTCGAGGCGGTGCGTCACGAGTTCGGCCCCGAACTGGTGCTGCTGCACGACGCGCACCACCGGCTCACCCCCGTGCAGGCCGCGCGGTTGGGGAAGGCGCTGGAGCCCTACGACCTGTTCTGGTTGGAGGACGTGACCCCGGCGGAGAACCAGGAGGCGCTACGGCTGGTCCGGCAGCACACCACGACCCCCCTGGCCATCGGCGAGGTGTTCAACACCGTCTGGGACTACCAGGCCCTCATCCGCGAGCAGCTGATCGACTACGTGCGCTCCCCTGTCACACACGCGGGCGGCGTCACCGCGCTGCGCAAGATCCTCGACTACGCCGCGATGTACCAGGTGAAGTCGGGCATGCACGGTCCCACCGACGTCTCCCCGGTGGGGATCGCCGCGTCGGTGCACCTGGGGTTGGCGGTGCACAACTTCGGTATCCAGGAGTACATGCTGCCCGCCCCGCAGACCCTGGAGGTCTTCAACCCGACGTTCGAGTTCGCCGACGGGGGCCTGCGGCCGGGGGAGGAACCGGGCCTGGGCGTCCACCTCGACGAGGCGCTCGCCGCGGAGTTCCCCTACGAGCGGGCCTACCTTCCGACCAACCGCCTGGTGGACGGGACGGTGCACGACTGGTGA